The genomic segment GGCCGGACCGAAGGCGACGCCCGTGGACGACCCGCCGATGTTGAAGCCGACGAAGGCGGCGACCAACAGACCGACGACGAGGAGTATTTCGACCACGGACGCACGTTCGGCGGTGTAGTGGATAAGCGTCATCATCCCGCTTCGGCGGCGTCGGACGCGCCGCCGGTCACGCGCCGACGGCCGACCCGACGAGCGAGAGGGCGGCGTTGGCGACGTTCGACGCCGCCGCGAACGCCGTGGAACGACCGGTCGCGGCGACGAGGAGCGAGCCGCTCGGGTCGTCGTCCGGCGCGTTCACTCCGTCGCCGCCTCGATGGCCTGCGACAGGTCGGCGACGATGTCGTCGGCGTCCTCGACGCCGACCGAGAGGCGGACCATGTCGGGCGTGACGCCCGCGGCGACCTGTTCCTCCTCGGTCAACTGCTGGTGGGTCGTCGAGGCGGGGTGGATGACGAGCGTCTTGGCGTCGCCGACGTTGGCGAGCAACGAGGCGAGTTCCACCTCGTTCACCGTCTCGCGGGCCGCCTCGTAGCCGTCGGCGAGGCCGAACGTTATCATGCCGCCGTAGCCGCCGTCGAGGTACTCCGACGCCTCCGCGTGCGTCTCGTGGGACTCCAGACCGGGGTAGTTCACCCACGACACCGCGTCGTGGTCCTCGAGGAACTCCGCGACGGCCATCGCGTTCTCGCAGTGCCGGTCCATCCGCATCGGGAGCGACTCCACCTTCTCCAGCGTGTTCCACGCGTCGAACGGCGACTGGGCGCTCCCCAGGTCGCGCAGGCCGCGGGCGATGGCGGCGTAGGTGAACGCCGCGTCGCCGAACCGTTCCGAGAAGTCGACGCCGTGGTAGGCGGGGTTCGGCTTCGCGATTTCGGGGTAGTCGTCGGCGTACTCGGCCCACGGGAACGACCCGCCGTCGACGAGGACGCCGCCGATGGTGGTGCCCGCCCCGTGAATCCACTTCGTCGTCGACTCCCAGACGAGGTCCGCGCCGTGTTCGAGGGGGCGGCAGAGGTACGGCGTCGCGAACGTGTTGTCCACGAACAGGGGGACGCCGTTGTCGTGGGCCACCTCGGCCAACTTCTCGAAGTCCGGCGTGACCAGCGCGGGGTTGCCGATGGTCTCGACGTGGACGAACGCGGTGTCGTCGTCGATGGCCTCGTCGTAGGCGTCGTAGTCCAGCGTGTCCACGAACTTCGTCGTCACGCCGCGGCGCTCGACGGTGTGCGTCAGGTAGGTGTACGTCCCGCCGTACAGCGACGACGAGGAGACGATGTTGTCGCCCGCCGAGGCGAGGAGGAACGTCGCGAGGTCGAACGCGGCCATCCCGGACGCCGTCGCCGCCGCGCCGACGCCGCCCTCCAGCGAGGCGAGTCGCTCCTGCAGCATCGCCACCGTGGGGTTCATCAGCCGCGAGTAGATGTAGCCCTCCTTCTCCAGGGCGAACTGGCTCGCGGCGTCCTCGGCGTCGTCGAAGACGTAGGAGGTGGTCTGGTAGATGGGCGGCGCGCGCGAACCCGTCGCGGCGTCCGGTTCCTGTCCCGCGTGGAGACTCCGCGTGCTGAAGCCGGGCGTCTCGGTATCGTCGTCTGCGTCGTCGGACATACGGTGCACGACGCACGAGGCGGTGTTAAAACGGGCTGTCGGCTGCAAGACCCGCCGGACTCGGTGACGCGAGCGACCCGACGGCTTCTGACGCGACCGACCCGTCGACGGCGACGACGCCGCGGGCGGCCCGTTCAGGCCGCGTCCGGGCGGTGTCCGTTCAGCGACGCGCCGGCGAAGAACAGGACGAGACCGACCGCGAGGACGGCCAGCGCGACGGGCCACGCGAGGAGGGGGAGCGCGAGGACGACGAACCCGACGACGGCGAGGAGGCCGCCGACGGAGACGGCCGCGGCCCGTCCCCGCCCCGCGACGACGGCGAGGCCGACGACGGCGAGGAGGACGCCGCCGACGCCGAGAAGGTCGAACGCCGTCAACGGCCCGACCGTATCCGGTCGGGTGCCCAGCGTGAAGTTCGGCGCGGCGGCGACGAGTCCGAAGTAGGCGACGGCGGCGCCGACGAGGGCGACGACGAACCCGCCGACGCGACCGAGAGAGCGAGCGAGCGACATACCGGGACGGTCGGCCGGGGACGGCAAAGTCGCTTCGGGTCGGGGGTGGGCAGGACGGCGTGGGTCACACCGCGCGGCGCGCCGACGGCGACTACCGACTGAACAGCGAGGAGTGGACGGGCGCGAAGTCCCGGTCGTCGGGGAGCGACTCGGGTTCCTCCTCGGTGTCGTGGACCGACCGCCCTTCGACGCCCGATTCGAGGAAGTCCCGGACCGGCGGGCCGACCTTCTCCGGTTCGACGAGGAAGGCGTCGTGGCCGTGGTCGGACTCGACGACGTGGTGGGCGACGGGGACGGACGTCTCGCGGAACGACTCCGCGAGCGACTCGGCCTGTTCGGTCGTGAAGTGCCAGTCGCCCGTGAAGGAGAGCAGGAGCGCCTCGCCCTCGAAGGCGGCCACCGCGTCGGCGTCGTCCTCGTAGCCCTCCGAGAGGTCGTAGTCGTCCATCGCGCGCGTGAGGTAGAGGTAGGAGTTGGCGTCGAACCGTTCGACGAACTTCTCGGCCTGGTAGTCGAGGTACGACTCCACGTCGCGGTAGGGGAAGAACGACGCCGCCGGGTCGGTCGGGAACGAGTCGCGTTGGGCGTCGCGGCCGGCGGCGCGGCGGCCGAACTTCCGCTCCATCGACGCCTTCGAGAGGTACATCACGTGGCCGAGTTGGCGCGCGAGTGCGAGGCCGTCATCCGGCGTCTTCCCCCCGTCGGACGAGTCCGACGACCCGTCCGACTCGGTGCCCTCGTCGGAGACGCCGTAGTAGTCGCCGCCGTTCCAGTTCGGGTCGGTGGTGATGGCGCGGCGGGCGATGGCGTCGAGAGCGAGACACTGCGGGTCCAGACGCCCGGCGGTGGCGACGGCCAGCAGGTAGCGCACGTCGTCGGGGTAGCGCTGGACCCAGTCGAGGGCGTTCATGCCGCCGACGCTCCCCCCGACGACGGCGTGCAGGCGGCCGACGCCGAGTTCGTCGAGGAGGAGTCGCTGCGAACGCGTCCAGTCGCCCACGGTGACCGGCGGGAAGTCGGTGCCGTAGGGGTCGCCGTCGGGTCCCTCCGAGGCCGGTCCGGTCGTCCCGTAGCAGGACCCGGGGACGTTCGCGCAGACGACGTAGTACTCGTTCGTGTCGATGGCCTTGCCGGGGCCGACGATGTCGTTCCACCACGCGCGGGCCTGCCCGGCCGTGTCGGAGCCGTAGCCCGCGACGTTCTGACTGCCGGTGAGGGCGTGGCAGACGAGGACGGCGTTGTCGCCGGTGAACTCGCCGTAGGACTCGTAGGCGACTTCGAGCGAGGGAATCTCCACGCCGCACTCGAAGTCGAACGCGCCGAGGTCGACCGTGCCGCTATCGGTCTTCACGCCGGACGCACCTCCGTCGGGCGCGCCGTCGCGGCGGGCGCGTGCGTCGTGACCGCGGCTATCATCGCGCCGCCTCCGCGGCCCGCCGAATCGAGCGGTCCAAGTCGGCGATTACGTCCGCGGCGTCCTCGATGCCGACCGAGAGGCGCAGCATGTCGGGGCCGACGCCCGCGGCGCGTTGCTCGTCGGCGCTCAACTGCGCGTGCGTCGTCGAGGCGGGGTGGATTATCAGCGTCTTCGCGTCGCCGATGTTGGCGAGGAACGAGGCGAGTTCGGTGTTCTCGCAGGTGGCCTTGGCCGCCTCGAAGCCGTCTGCGAGGCCGAACGTCACCATGCCGCCGTACCCTCCCTCCAGATACTCCGTCGCCTCCGCGTGCGTCTCGTGGTCCTCGAACCCGGGGTACGACACCCACGCCACGTCGTCGTGGTCGCGGAGGAACGTCGCCACCTCGCGGGCGTTCGCGCAGTGTTTCTCCATCCGAAGCGGGAGCGTCTCCAGTCCCTGCAGCGTCTGCCACGCGTCGAACGGCGACTGCTGGTTGCCGAGCGTCCGCAGCGACCGCTGTCTGGCGGCCGCCGCGAACGCCCGGTCGCCGAACCGCTTCACGAAGTCGACGCCGAACGCCGGGTTCTCCCCGGACAGTTCGTCGTAGTCGGCGTGCTCCCACGGGAACGTCCCGCCGTCGACGAGGACGCCCCCGACCGTCGTCCCCGACCCGTGAATCCACTTCGTCGTGGACTCCCAGACGATGTCCGCGCCGTGTTCGATGGGGCGACAGAGGTACGGGGTCGCGAACGTGTTGTCCACGACCAGCGGTGCGCCGGCCGCGTGGGCCACGTCGGCCAGTCGCTCGAAGTCCGGCGTCTTCAGCGAGGGGTTGGCGATGGTCTCGACGTGGACGAACGCGGTGTCGTCGTCGACGGCGTCGGCGTAGCCGTCGTAGTCCAGCGTGTCCACCACGCGCGTCTCGACGCCCCGCCGCGTCGCCATCTTCGTGAGGTACGTCGAGGTGCCGCCGTACATGTCCGCCGAGGCGACGACGTTGTCGCCCGCGGAGGCGAGGATGCTCGTCGCGGCGTCGAGGGCGGCCATCCCCGAGGCGGTGGCGACGGCGGCGACGCCCGCTTCGAGGGCGGCGAGCCGGTTCTCGAGCACGCGCGTCGTCGGGTTCGAGATGCGCGAGTAGACGTCGCCCTCCGCATCCAGCGCGTAGAGGTCGGCGGCGTGGTCGGCGTCCTCGAACACGTACGACGTCGTCTGGTAGATGGGCGGCGCGCGCGAACCCGTCGCGGCGTCCGGCTCCTGCCCGGCGTGGAGGCTCCGGGTGTGGAACCCGTGTGTCATATACAACACGCATATTCTTTGAGAGAGATATAACCTGCGGTTACAGCACGGTCGGCCGCGACCCCCCGACCGAAGCCCTTTTTCGCTCCGCCGGGAGTGTCCGACTCATGTCGAGTCAGGCGGGCGTGGAGGACGCCCGAATCGAGGTGGGGTACGACGCCGCGGTGTACGAGCGTCTTCGGGGCGGCGACCCGAACCCCGACGCGGCCGTCCGCGTGGTCTGCGGCGGACGGGTCCTCGTCAGCGGTCGCGACGGCCTCCGCTGGCACTGTGCGCAGTTGGTTCGCGCGCTGGAGCCGTTGTTCGAGGACGAACCCGCGACCGTCGAGTTCTACGAGGCGGACGAGTGCTACCACCTCGTCCCCGACGGCGACGCGGTTCGACTCCGCTGCGAGCGGACGGCCGACGACGGGGACGCCGGACCGTCGGCCGTCGTCGACCGGGAGGCGTTCGTGACGGAACTGCTCCGCACCGTCGAGACGTTCTGCGACGTGGTCGTCGGCGCGAACCCGGCGCTCGCCGACGAGGTGGCCGAGGTACGCGAACGCGCCGGCGACGCCCGCGTCGCCGCCGCCGGCTTCGGCGACTGGGGCCTCCCGGTCCGACTCCTCGATACGGAGCCCGAGACGGCGCACGGCGGCACCGTGTACACGCAGACAGCCGTCCTCGCCGTCGGAGACGCCCGGTTCGGCGCGTTCGACGGCGACGTGCTCGCGGACGAGGAGTCCCGCGACGCGCCCGCCGCCGCCCGACTGTGGCTCTCGGACCCCACCGCCGTCGAACGCGGCGCGGACGTCGGCCTCCACGTCGAACCGAACCCGGACGCACTCGCGTGGCACGACCACGCGTTCTCCGGGGAAGTGGTGGACGTGGCCGACCTCCCCGCGTCGGCGCGGACGCCCTCGGACGACAGCCCGGACCGGCGCGCCCTCCTCCACGTCGGCGCGGGCACCGTCGCGTTCGACCCCGACGCGGTGGCCACCGCGGCCGAGGGGACCGCCGGAGACGACGAACCCCCCGCGGTCACCGTCGGCCAGCGCCTCCGCCTCCGCGCCGCCAGCGTCCACCTGAGCGACGTCGTCGTCACCGACGCCCCGTCGATGGCGGACCGCACGGAGGCGGAACTGAGAGACGCGCTCTCCGACCCGGCGCGTCGGGCCGCGGCCGCGACCGAACTCGCCCGGCGCGACGCGGAGGACGCCGCCGCGGCCATCACCGACTGTCTCCGGACCGACCCGCCGGCCTCTGACCGCCGCGCCCTCGTCCGCGCGCTGGACGTCCTCGCCGACGAGTCGGCCGTGCCGGGACTGATCGAACGGCTGGGCGACGCGGACCCCGACGTGCGACGCGCCGCCGCCGTCGCCCTCGCCACCGTCGGCGACCCGGCGGCGCTGGACCCCCTCTTGGCCGCCGTCCGCTCGGAGTCCGACTCGGCCACGCGGCGCGCCGTCGCCCGCGCCGCCCGCGACGTCGACCCGACGAGGGCGCTCGACCACTTCGCCTCGCTCGTCCGCACCGACAGCGACCCCGCGGTGCGCGAGAGCGTCGTCCGCGTCCTCGGCGGGACCGGCAACGTCCACGCCGAGGCCCTCGTCGTCGAAGCCGTGGACGACCCGGACCCCGACGTCGCCCGCGAGGCCATCTCGGCCGTCCGGTGGTTCACCGACGAACGGCCCGTCGGCGGCCTGCTCCGCCGCCTCGGGGACGACGACCCGACGGTCCGCGTCGCCGCCGCGGACGCCTTCGTCGAACTCGGCGCGCGGGCCGCCCACTACCACGACGGCGACGAACTCTCCGCCGAGACCCGGACGCGCGTGGTCCGCGCGCTCTTAGACCGACTGGACGACGAGAACGCCGCCGTCAGGAGGACGGCGATGGAGGCGCTCGGGTCGCAGGCTCATCCCGAGTCGGTGATGCCGCTCTGTGCGGCCTACGACGACGACGAGGCGTGCCGGCCGGCGGCCGTCGACGCCCTCGGGCGCATCGGCGACCCGCGCGCGATTCCCACCGTCGTCGCCGCACTCGACGACGACGACCCGGGCGTGCGGCGGCGCGCCTGCCGCGCCTGCGCCCGCCTCGGCACGAGTGCGGGCGTCCCCCGCCTCGGCCGCCTCGCGCGGGCCGACCCGCGACTGGCCGTCCGGGTCGAGGCCGTCGAGGCCCTCGGTCACGTCGGCGACGACAGGGACGAGGTGTTCGAGGCGCTGGAGGCCGTCCTCGACGACGGCGAGGCCGACCTGCGCTGGGAGGCGGTGACGGCGCTCGGCCGACTCGACCATCCGCGGGCGCGGTTCGTCCTCCGGCAGGTGGTCGAGGACGACCCCGACGAGTCCGTCAGGGAACGGGCCCGCAGTCGGCTGGAGTGACGCCGGCCTGAACCGGCGAGTCGTCGTCGGACCGCGTTCGCCAGTCTCCTCGACCCCCGTTCGTTCGCCTCCAGATGACTTTTCGCGTCGGAGTCCGACGTGCCGACAATGAGCGACGAGGCGGCCGACGCCGACGGCGAACTGTCGTCCGACGAACTGGAGTACGCCGACCCGGAGAACCCGTACCTCGCGGACCCCGACACCGACTTCGAACCGGTCGAGTCGCTCTCGACCAGTGCGGCCGAGGGGCAGGTTCGCCTCCTCCGCGACGCCGTCCGCGAACACGACTACCGCTACTACGTCGCGGCCGACCCCCTCGTCGCCGACCGGACGTACGACGCCCTGTTCGACCGCCTGCAGGAACTCGAAGACGCGTTCGGCTTCGACGACGAGGCGAGTCCCACCCGGCGCGTCGGCGGGGAACCGCTGGACGAACTCGACACCGTCGAGCACGTCGCGCCGATGCTCTCTATCGACCAGTCCGTCGAGGAGGCGGACGTGCGCGACTTCGACAGGCGCGTCCGGGACGCCGTCGGCGACGTGACCTACGTCTGCGAACCGAAGTTCGACGGCCTCTCGGTCGAAGTCGTCTACGAGGACGGCGAGTACGTCCGCGCGGCCACCCGCGGCGACGGCGAACGCGGCGACGACGTGACCCGACAGGTGCGGACCATCCGTTCGGTCCCCCTGCGACTCCGCGGCGACCACCCGGACTTTCTCGCCGTCCGCGGCGAGGTGTACATGCCGAAGGACGCGTTCCGGGAGTTGAACCGCGAGCGAACCGAGGCGGGCGAGGACGCGTTCGCCAACCCGCGCAACGCCGCCGTCGGCACCCTCAGGCAGTTGGACCCGTCGGTGACCGCCGAGCGACCGCTGGACTGCTTCTTCTACGACGTCCTCGACGCCAGCGAGGTGCCCGACACGCAGACGGAGACGCTGTCTCGACTGGAAACGTGGGGGTTGCGGACGAACGACCGCGTGGCGTCCGCCGACACCATCGACGACGCCGTCGCCTACCGCGACGACCTGATGGCCGACCGGGAGGACCTGAACTACGAGATAGACGGCACCGTCGTCAAGGTGGACCGGCGGGACCACCGCGAGCGACTGGGCGAGACGAGTCGGTCGGTCCGGTGGGCGTTCGCCTACAAGTTCCCCGCCCGGTCGGAGGTGACGACGGTGACGGACGTGGTGGTGCAGGTGGGGCGGACGGGTCGGCTCACCCCCGTCGCCCTGCTGGAACCCGTCGACGTGGGCGGCGTCACCGTCTCGCGGGCGTCGCTACACAACCCCGACGAAATCGAGCGACTGGGCGTGAACGTCGGCGACGAGGTGCGAATCAAGCGCGCGGGCGACGTCATCCCCGACGTGGAGGAGGTGGTCGAGAAGCGTTCGGCGGGGACGTTCGACTTCCCCGACGCGTGCCCGGTCTGCAGCAGTCCGGTCGACCGCGAGGGACCGCTGGCGTTCTGTACCGGCGGGCTGACATGCGAGGCGCAACTGGTGCGCGCCGTCGACCACTACGCGATGCGGGGCGCACTCGACATCGAGGGCCTCGGCGGCGAACGCGTCGAGCAGTTGGTCGACGCCGGCCTCGTCGAGAGCCTGCCGGACCTCTACCGCCTCGAACGCGACGAACTCGCGGAACTGGAGGGCTGGGGCGAGACGAGCGCGGACAACCTCGTGCGCGAGATAGAGGCGGCGAAGTCGCCCTCGCTGTCGAACTTCCTCGTCGGCCTCGGCGTCCCCGAGGTGGGCGGGGCGACTGCGCGCAACCTCGCCCGCGCGTTCGGCAGTCTCGACGCCGTGATGGACGCCTCCACGGAGGAACTGGAGGCCGTCGACGACGTGGGGCCGACCGTCGCCGAGCGGATTCGCGAGTTCTTCGCCAACGAACGGAACCGCGACGCCGTCGCGGAACTGCGGTCGCTCGGCGTCGAACCCGAGACGGAGGCGACGGCGGGCGGCGACGAACTCGACGGCCTCACGTTCGTCTTCACCGGGTCGCTGTCGGTGACGCGGAGCGAGGCGCAGGAACTCGTACAGTCCCACGGCGCGAACGCCACGTCCAGCGTCTCCGGCAACACCGACTACCTCGTCGCCGGCGAGGACCCCGGGCGGTCCAAGCGCGACGACGCCGACGCGAACGACGTGCCGGTGCTGGACGAGGAGGGGTTCGCCGCGTTGCTGGCCGAGAAGGGAATCGACTACCCGCCGGCGTGAGCGGCGACGGCGAGTCGGGGCGACGATGGGCCGGAGCGACGACGACGCGTTCGCTCGGCGGTTCGAGAACGATAACCGACGAGACGAGACGGTCGCCCGCTCAGAGGTCCTCGCGCTGGAAGACGTAGTAGCCGACGACGGTGGGGACGATAATCCACGCCAGCAGGATGGTCATCATCGCGCCGCCGGAGAGGTACGCCGGCACGCCCGCCTCGAGGACCGGCGAGATGACTATCTGCTCGCCCGTCGTCGCGCCGACGAGGCGGGCGCGGGCGGCACCGTAGTACACCTGCGCCGTCAGCGTCTCGTACGTCCGGAGCGGGTTGAGGTACTTCAGGAACAGTCCTATCTTCACCCGCGTGACGTTCTCCAGTGCGCCGGCGCCGGCCTGCTCGAACGCGTAGTTGACGAGCTTCGGGATGCCCTCGGCGATGGGCTTCCAGAGGATGCCGAAGATGAGGTACAGTCCAAGCGTCGCCAGCGTCGCCTCGCGGTTCGAGTCGGCGACGGCGGAGATGCCGAGGCCGACGGAGACGAACGCGATGGCCAGGAGCGCCGTCAGCGCGACCATCGGGACGAACGAGCCGTAGCCGATGCCCGTCCCGGTGGCCACGAGAACGACGAACGCGACCAGAAAGCCCGCGAGGAGGGCGGCGACGACGACGGCGCCGCGGCCGAGCAGTTTCCCGACCACGAGGTCGCGGCGGGAGTTCGGCAGCGACAGGGCGAGCTTTATCGTCCCTGTCTCGCGCTCCTCGGTTATCGACCCGTACGACGTCGAGAGGGCGATGAAGCCGAGGACGAGGGCGAGCAGTCCGGGGAACGAGAGGCTGAAGATACCGAGGTCGACGAAGAAGCCGAACAGGTTCGAGGCGTCCTTCAGTTCGGCGGGCAGGAGGAAGCCGAACGCCAGCAGCGCCGCGCCGCCGACGAACAGGACGAAGAAGGCCGTCGCGCCGTGGAGCCACCGCGAGCGAATCGCGTCGTCGAACTCCTTGCGGGCGACCGCTTGCCACGTCATGCGCGCACCTCCGCCTCGTCGTCCGACTCGTCGGCCGCGTCGTCCTCGGCCGTGCCGTGACCGGTGTACGAGAGGAACAGGTCCTCCAGTGACGCCTCGCGGGTCTCGAAGTCGGTCACCTCCAGTCCCTGCGACTCCAGTTCGGCGATGACGGCCGTCTTGGCGTCGCCGGCGCAGGAGACGACGAGTGCGTCGTCTTCGGCCTCGACGGCGACGGAGCGGACGCCGTCGAGGGCGGTCAGAGCGTCGGCGTCGACGGCGGCGACGTCGCCCGCGACGCTGACCGAGAGCGTCGAGTCGGCGTCGGACTTCGCGCGCAGGCTATCGATGGTGTCGACGGCGACGAGTTCGCCCTCGCGCATGATGCCGACGCGGTCACAGACCGCCTCGACCTGTTCGAGGATGTGGCTGGAGAAGAACACCGTCGTGCCGCGTTCGGCCTCCTCGGCGACGATGTCGCGCATCTCCTTGGCCCCCGCGGGGTCGAGTCCGCTGGAGGGTTCGTCGAGGACGAGGAGGTCGGGGTCGCCGACGAGAGCCATCGCGAGGGCGAGGCGTTGACGCATCCCCTTCGAGTAGCCCCCGGCCTTCCGACCGGCGGCGTCGGCGAGTCCGACCCGGTCGAGGACGGTTTCGACCGCCGCGTCGGCGTCGTCGAGGCCCTTCGACTCGGCGGCGAACGCCACGTGTTCGCGGCCGGTGAGGCGGTCGTACACGTCGAATCCTTCGGGGAGGACACCGGTTCGAGCGCGGACCTCGACGCTCTGGTCGTGGGCGTCGAAACCGAGGACGCGTATCGTTCCTGCCGTCGGGCGAACGAAGTCGAGGAGCATGTTGATGGTCGTGGACTTCCCCGCTCCGTTCGGACCGAGGAAACCGAACACTTCGCCTTCCTCGACCGTCAGCGAGAGGTCCCTGACCGCGGTAACGTCGTCGGAACGCTCGGCGTCCCGGGCGGCGTCGACGAGGCGTGAGAGTCTCCCACCCTCCTCGAACCGCTTTGTCACCGCGTCGAGTTCGATGGCGGCCATGGGCGTGGGTAGTCAGGTCCCGGGATAAAGTGTTTGGTGCGAGAATCAAGCCTGAGACTGACGACCCGCCGGCCGGCGGTGCGGTCGGTCAGAGTTCGTCGTCGGGCGCGTGCGCCGCCCGGACGCGTTCGACCTCCTCCCGGTAGCGGTCGCGCGTCGCCTCGTCGTCGACTGGTTCGAGGTCCGACGCCGCCACCGTCGTCGCGGCGGTGGTCTCCACGTCGCGTTGGCGCATGATGGTCGCGGATATCTGCTTGCGCCGCACGCGCCCGCCGTCCGGCGTCGCGTACACGAGGTCGATGAGGCCGCGGTCGGTGTACGTCCGTTCGACCAGCCAACAGCGAACCGTCTCCGCCGCGTCGGTGTCCGAGTCGCTCATACCGTCGCCTCGGTCAGCGGACGTTTGTAGCTACCGACGGGACCTGTCTTCGGGTGTGAAATAGAGATTCGTCGTGAGTAAACGTTATCTACTACTAGTTCAGTTGACACCATAGAGATGGGGACGGAAGCCTTGAATACGCTGTACGAACTGCTGTCGTCCGAGCGACGGCGTCTGGCGCTCGGGGCCCTGATCGACGCAGAGACCCCGCTCGTCAGAGAGGAACTCGCGCGGCGAATCGCAGTTCGTCGGGACGGCCGGGACGCCGAGGCGGCGAGCGAGACGGCCGTGAACGAGGTGGCCATCTCGCTCGGCCACGTCCACCTGCCGAAACTGGTGGCCGGCGGACTGGTGGACCGGACCGGTGACGACCGGTACGGCGTGACCGAACTGGGACGGTCCGCCGAGTGCGCCGCGTGCGCGTTCGAGACCAGTCTGGCGAGCGACGTCGAGGCGTTCGACGGCGAGTTGCGCCCCTCGGCCGCGCGTCGCGCCGTCTCCCTCGAGCGAGACGACGACTGCTGACCGCCGCGCGTCAGCCTCAAGCCCGTCGGGCCAGTACCCCGTGTGATGGACGCGAGCGACGTTCGCGAACGCGCGGCCGGCCTGCCGACGGGCCCCGGCGTCTACCAGTTCCTCGACGGCGACACCGTCCTCTACGTCGGGAAGGCCGTCGACATCCGCGCGCGGGTCAGGTCCTACGCCGACCCGCGGGGCGAACGCATCCGGCAGATGGTCGAACGCGCGGGGGCCATCGACTTCGCCGTCACGGACACGGAGACGCAGGCACTCCTCCTCGAAGCGAACCTCGTCAAGCGACACCAACCCCGGTACAACGTCCGCCTGAAGGACGACAAGTCCTACCCGCTGGTCCAACTCACCGACCACGCCGTCCCCCGAATCGAGGTGACGCGCGACCCCGAGGAGGGCGCGACGGTGTTCGGCCCGTACACCGACAAGGGGCGCGTCGAGACGGTGGTGAAGGCGCTCCGCGAGACGTACGGCGTCCGCGGGTGTTCGGACCACAAGTACGCCAATCGGGACCGACCCTGTCTCGACTACGAGATGGGGCTGTGTACCGCCCCCTGCACGGGCGAAATCTCCGAGGACGCGTACCGCGACGACGTGGAGAGCGTCGTGCGGTTCTTCGAGGGCGAGACGGGCGTGCTGGCGGACCCCCTCCGGCGGGAGATGGAGGCGGCGGCGCAGGCGGAGAACTTCGAGCGCGCGGCGAACACCCGCGACAGACTCGAAGCCGTCGAGTCGTTCCACGGCGCGGGCGAGGAAGCCGTCGCGTCGCAGTCGGACGAACGCGCGGTGGACGTTCTCGGCGTCGCCATCGAGGGGGACGCGGCCACCGTCGCGCGCCTGCACAGCGAACGCGGCCAACTCGTCGACCGGTCGCGCCACCGCCTCGACGCGCCCGAGGGCGGCGAGCGGTCGGCGGCCGTCCTGTCGGCGTTTCTGACCCAGTACTACGCCGAACGGGAGTTGCCCGACGCCGTCCTCCTGTCGGAACGGCCGGACGACGACGACGTGGTGGAGTGGCTGAACGTCGAGGGCGTGCGCGTCGGCGTCCCCGGCGCGGGCCGGGAGGCGAAACTGGTCGACTTGGCGCTGAAGAACGCCCGCCGCGGGCCGACGCGGGACGACGGCCTCGCCGCACTCGGGGAGCGACTCGGCACCGCTCGACCCGCGCGCATCGAGGGGTTCGACGTGAGCCACGCGCAGGGGAAGGCCGTCGTCGGCAGCGACGTCTGCTTCGTCGAGGGCGACGCCGAGAAGGCCGACTACCGCCGGAAGAAACTGCCCGAGCGCAACGACGACTACGACAACATGCGGGCGCTGATTCGCTGGCGCGCCGAACGCGCCGTCGAGGGGCGCGACGACAGGCCGGACCCGGACCTCCTGCTCGTCGACGGCGGCGACGGGCAACTCCGGGCGGCGACG from the Halogeometricum rufum genome contains:
- the ligA gene encoding NAD-dependent DNA ligase LigA, whose product is MSDEAADADGELSSDELEYADPENPYLADPDTDFEPVESLSTSAAEGQVRLLRDAVREHDYRYYVAADPLVADRTYDALFDRLQELEDAFGFDDEASPTRRVGGEPLDELDTVEHVAPMLSIDQSVEEADVRDFDRRVRDAVGDVTYVCEPKFDGLSVEVVYEDGEYVRAATRGDGERGDDVTRQVRTIRSVPLRLRGDHPDFLAVRGEVYMPKDAFRELNRERTEAGEDAFANPRNAAVGTLRQLDPSVTAERPLDCFFYDVLDASEVPDTQTETLSRLETWGLRTNDRVASADTIDDAVAYRDDLMADREDLNYEIDGTVVKVDRRDHRERLGETSRSVRWAFAYKFPARSEVTTVTDVVVQVGRTGRLTPVALLEPVDVGGVTVSRASLHNPDEIERLGVNVGDEVRIKRAGDVIPDVEEVVEKRSAGTFDFPDACPVCSSPVDREGPLAFCTGGLTCEAQLVRAVDHYAMRGALDIEGLGGERVEQLVDAGLVESLPDLYRLERDELAELEGWGETSADNLVREIEAAKSPSLSNFLVGLGVPEVGGATARNLARAFGSLDAVMDASTEELEAVDDVGPTVAERIREFFANERNRDAVAELRSLGVEPETEATAGGDELDGLTFVFTGSLSVTRSEAQELVQSHGANATSSVSGNTDYLVAGEDPGRSKRDDADANDVPVLDEEGFAALLAEKGIDYPPA
- a CDS encoding ABC transporter permease, with the protein product MTWQAVARKEFDDAIRSRWLHGATAFFVLFVGGAALLAFGFLLPAELKDASNLFGFFVDLGIFSLSFPGLLALVLGFIALSTSYGSITEERETGTIKLALSLPNSRRDLVVGKLLGRGAVVVAALLAGFLVAFVVLVATGTGIGYGSFVPMVALTALLAIAFVSVGLGISAVADSNREATLATLGLYLIFGILWKPIAEGIPKLVNYAFEQAGAGALENVTRVKIGLFLKYLNPLRTYETLTAQVYYGAARARLVGATTGEQIVISPVLEAGVPAYLSGGAMMTILLAWIIVPTVVGYYVFQREDL
- a CDS encoding ABC transporter ATP-binding protein, with amino-acid sequence MAAIELDAVTKRFEEGGRLSRLVDAARDAERSDDVTAVRDLSLTVEEGEVFGFLGPNGAGKSTTINMLLDFVRPTAGTIRVLGFDAHDQSVEVRARTGVLPEGFDVYDRLTGREHVAFAAESKGLDDADAAVETVLDRVGLADAAGRKAGGYSKGMRQRLALAMALVGDPDLLVLDEPSSGLDPAGAKEMRDIVAEEAERGTTVFFSSHILEQVEAVCDRVGIMREGELVAVDTIDSLRAKSDADSTLSVSVAGDVAAVDADALTALDGVRSVAVEAEDDALVVSCAGDAKTAVIAELESQGLEVTDFETREASLEDLFLSYTGHGTAEDDAADESDDEAEVRA
- a CDS encoding DUF7344 domain-containing protein, yielding MGTEALNTLYELLSSERRRLALGALIDAETPLVREELARRIAVRRDGRDAEAASETAVNEVAISLGHVHLPKLVAGGLVDRTGDDRYGVTELGRSAECAACAFETSLASDVEAFDGELRPSAARRAVSLERDDDC
- a CDS encoding excinuclease ABC subunit C, whose protein sequence is MDASDVRERAAGLPTGPGVYQFLDGDTVLYVGKAVDIRARVRSYADPRGERIRQMVERAGAIDFAVTDTETQALLLEANLVKRHQPRYNVRLKDDKSYPLVQLTDHAVPRIEVTRDPEEGATVFGPYTDKGRVETVVKALRETYGVRGCSDHKYANRDRPCLDYEMGLCTAPCTGEISEDAYRDDVESVVRFFEGETGVLADPLRREMEAAAQAENFERAANTRDRLEAVESFHGAGEEAVASQSDERAVDVLGVAIEGDAATVARLHSERGQLVDRSRHRLDAPEGGERSAAVLSAFLTQYYAERELPDAVLLSERPDDDDVVEWLNVEGVRVGVPGAGREAKLVDLALKNARRGPTRDDGLAALGERLGTARPARIEGFDVSHAQGKAVVGSDVCFVEGDAEKADYRRKKLPERNDDYDNMRALIRWRAERAVEGRDDRPDPDLLLVDGGDGQLRAATDALSEVGWDVPAVALAKDEELVITPDGVYDWPSDAPHLHVLQRVRDEAHRFAVQYHQTLRDDVRTVLDDVPGIGEKTRRALLRRFGSVENVRAATTADLTDVPGVGEKTAAELQRRLSGGE